CGCGGAGCGCATGGTTTGGTCAAGTACATTGCTATCACAATTGTAGCCCCCCTGCATTGCACGATCGATTCAAGCATCCGCCGGAGCATAGTacaaagaaagagagggaggagaaatcaagcaagcaaacaaCCATGATATTGAAGGCCATCAGGAGCAGCATTCTTATCCTTTATTACAGGCAAGGCAAGTAcgaatgtgaacaccggagctaCACTCCTACCATTCCCCATCTGTGACAGTATACGTATATTTACATCTACTACTATATCAAGCACTGGTAACTTAAAACCCCTATAAAGAAACTTGCAAAACTTAGTAGTTCTGAGGAGAAGAGTAACTACCTCTACTACGGTACTCTCTTTCAGAGACCCCAAACCCAAACCGTTGTTACTAGCACAGTAACTGCGTGCAACTATGGAAATGACCGTCCCGCACTGCACCGGCCTCCTCGTCCAGAAGCGCAGGCGTGCAATGGGGCCTCGTTATTGCTTTGCTCCTATGGCTAGCTATGTATATATGATatatcgatcgatcgatccaaCAGCTATAGATGGTATGTAATGTAGAGGTGTGCATTGCTACAGTGGTACCGCAGTTTTTGGCGAGGGCGCGTGCGATCGCCCTTGGCGCATTGCTCTGCTCTAGAACTCCACCATGAGGCTGCCGAACGGCGACCGGTGCGGGACGCCCTTGCGCCGCTTGCCCGTGCGGTAGCTGTTGGCGGTCGCCGGCGGGGTCGACGGGGTGAAGCTCTGCACCACGCTGCTCTTGTCGCTCCCGCCGCTGACGCTCGTCGACGAGTCCTCCGAGTCCGACGCCGCCACCGCGCCCTTATGcggcctcttcttcttcttgatgctgGCGTGCTTCTTCCGGATGCGGTAGTCGCCCGAGGTTCCTACGATCTGCGCGGCGCATCCACGGAACATCACAATGCTGTTGCAGAGCACGCATACGAGGTAGGGATGTTACAACAGAATGCGGCGTTGTACCTTGCAGCCGAGGGAGCAGAAGCGGAAGGTGTCGAGGAGGCTGCGCTCGCAGACCTCGCAGGTGTTGGTAACTCCCTTGCCGGGCCTCGGCTGCGGGCGCTCGTTCAGGAACACGACGCGCGCGCTGTTGATGATGTAGGTCTGCACGCCGGTGATGTCCAGCACCTTCTGTATCTCCGACACCCGGATCACGTCGTGGTAGGAGGACCTCCGTATCTGCATCAAACAAGCAGAGCATCGTCGTGAGCGGGAAGCAGGAGATGGAACAGGTGCATTCGCTGCCGATTGAAGAAAGTTAGTTATTTCGATCTCTGGAGTTTTCCCACGCGTCTGCAGAAAGAGATGCCGTTGTGACCTGGATACTACAACTAAAAAGAAGTCTCAGCGAGGGAGCAGAGACTCTTCCGATGGAAGCAGGGGCGCCGGAGCTGCCGTTTCTTTGAAAGAAAGGGCCCGGCGCCGTCTGCTCCAATCCGACGCCAGGAAATGCCACTTTTTTTCTTGTGCGTGTGCTCAGCTCACCTGGATGGCGTGGTGGTCGCGGTGGTAGGAAAGGCACTGGGAGCAGAGCGCTCCGTTCACGCAGTCGAGGCAGTACATGTTGCACTCGCTCTTGTGCGCGTCCGCGTGCAGCTTGCATTGACCGAAGAAGCTCGTCGCCAGCAACGGCTTGAGCCACGGCGGCCACCGCTGGTTCTCCGCCCCGTCGCACTCCCCTCCTCCCTGCCGCATTCGATCCAGCACCGCCATTAGGATCAAGACAACCAAGAAACAAAGAAACAGAGCACCAAAAAGGCAAGAACAGAGTACAAAAGATGGGCACGTTACCATGGCGCCGCCTCTGGTATTGACTCTGAGCGGCGATTCATCGTCTATTACCATTCCCGATCCTCAACCAAAACAGCAAAGTGCAGAGCAGGAAGAacgtggagagagagagagaggagaggggagggaagacGAGAGGAGAAGGAAGGCGAAGCTTTGGAAGAAAGAAGTGGAAGTGGGAAAGCTGAGGTCTTTGTAGACCGGAGAAGCAAGCAGCAGCGACAAGTATCACAGCACTGCTAGTGGTGGTAAATTACCAACAGCAAAGGATGCTTTGAGGCGACTGTGCTTGTGTCGAGCTCATCCTTATCCGCTCCCTAGCCGGACCCGGGCCGCCGCCAGCTTAACCGCGATGCGCGACCTGGACCCTGATACTAATCTTTCCTTTCTCACCTCGTCACGCTCGGCTTCAGGTTCAGGAAATGGAACCTAGTCCATTATATCAGTATTGCTTCACCGCGACACATCCCTCACGGTGGACTATGCAGAGATTGAACACGAGCAGTGGCCTCAACAGGGAGAACCGTGAGGTCTGTGTTGACGCCTTGACGGTGCCGAGCGGAATTTTCATCGGAGCTATTGCAGTCAATTGAGGGCACGCGATCATCAGCAGTGACGTCTTTTTTGGTTCCCATCGGTTCCGGGTCTCGATCGCAGCAGAACCCGACCCGTCATACGtgttcttgtttctttgttttTCACTTTGTTGGTGTCAGTTTATTTATGCGTGGTGCTTTGTGCGGTTTCTTCGTTCGTCACTTGCTCCACCAACGTTGCTGTAGGCAGCCAGTCAGAGGTGCCCATTTAGGGGGCTAGTGCAGATGCGCCAAAGCACCGAGCCGCGTTTTTCCCGCAGAAAAGTTACCACTAACCACACCATTAGCAGGCCCATCCGGCAAACCACCGCGGCCGCACCGAGGAAGGAAAAATTCACCAGAGGGGGCATCCGTTGATACGGCGCCAGTTTAGAGCGTGTTTGGTTCCTCTGCTCCGCTCGTGCAAGCATCGAGGCATGCAGTTGCTAGCGTGAGATGTACATTTGGTTGCCTGAACCGCTGGCTCGCGCTTGCATCCGTTCGTGCAGGCGCATCGCTCCAGCCTGGCTCGGTGCGTACGCGGAATTCGGCCGTATCCACCGAGCTTGCTCAGAACGGTGCAAATTCATTGtacatatgaatttttttatttaactctcgataTTATTTAAAGGTGCAAGagtagtccaaaaattctaaatattttcataagcgaactagagctcactagcaacccattttaattagtttgatccaaaaaacctaaattaatatttaattaaaattcttcaaaaatcataaaaaaatcactaatattcttatcatatgatgtaataatttataaaaatatttttaaccctagtttatttggtaaaaaaatgagttcctttgtattGCAACGTATACTCATACGggtaaccaaacacaatctcttctcaatcAGACTGAGcacatgcagccaaccaaacagactctACTATATCTCTCCAGCCTATCTCAACTCAAACTGCATGACTCATAGAGTCAAGCTGAGGGCATGcgggtaaccaaacacacccttagccTATGGGACAGAAAGGGATCGGATGCTTGCTTTCGCATTCTGTAGTGTGTTCTGCCTCGGATGGAGCTCACTGTTAAGAACTTGTTGTTGAGATGCTTCGTATCGTGCAAGCAAGATCCTTTTTTCGAAGTGCCCAACTTGTTCCTGGTTTGATGAGCAACAGCCTATAAATGAAGATGTCAGTAGTAAGTGATTGGTCTATGCTTCTAACTAATCAAATGGATTTGCCTGCTTCTATCATCATCTGGGCAAGTAATGTAGTAGgttaaaggaaagaaaagattgcACCTTTGATAGTACTAGATTATTTCTTTTATTCGTTtcgaaaaaaatatttcttttccGACCAACGTACGGCATTTGGTAGTTTGGTCAACCACCATTGCATCGCCTTTGGACTACTTTTCTACTCCCAAACCCTACGTCAGCTCTCATATGTAGCTTGTTTAGCTTAAACATGGGTGCTGTGGTTCACACAttggccattttttctgttcATCTCAAGTCTCAGGGGTGATCAATCGTGGTTTCCCTGCGAATGTATATACAATTCGAttacaacaaagcctttgtcgcACAGATTATTCGTGCCGCGGTTATACATCACATTACCTCTTGGAACCAGTTCTAATCCCTTGGTTGATAACGATGCACTACCCAATTAAAAATTATCCGGAATGATGGAGCAAGTCGGCCCTAGTTACAAAAGGAACAACGGAAAATATTGGATAATTAATTACTGCGAAAGAAAAAGACATTTACATAAAGtctccttaaaaaaaaatgtgcttTGATTTGTATACGATGGGTCATTGATAACGTTCgatttgaaataattttgttTGACATGAGTTTGtttatgtgtgattttgtttatggataattaaaatttgaattggagCAGATTGTTTCAGAGTTCAGAAAATTATGCTTTACCTAAACAACAGATGTGTGTGTTTTTTaccacaccagatagtccagtgttacGATAAAATgagcatcggagcattttcagtgctgaagcataAATGAAATCAAACATCTAATGGTCCCGAGATGGACTTAGAAAACGTCGAAGTATTTTTGTAGAGAGTAGATTTTTTACATCAAGTTTGAATATgtacgccggatgatccggtgctgaGTTTGTGAACTTCGGAGAGTGCGCCGTACTTTTTGTTGCATATAGGTTGCAGAAGGGTTGTTCGGTGGATTGATACACGCCGTATTATCCAGTGATGGACATGAGACCACTGGAAGTTTTCACCGGAACTTTTCATACAGAGAGCAAAAAATTTCTAAACAGATAgtgctacactcaccggatggtccggtatttaGGAGCAAAACACACGggacatctggtgttcacgttttctacaGGATATgttctgagttgaagtttttgattttgtgctaatcttaagatgttttggagtgtggagaaatatgtttgcttgttttacagtgtgcaggtgatggatgcaacttgacggtcgatagcgggtgatcggggctaagcaagTGCTTATTATCGGACGATCAAAGAGGGGCGGGTGGAGTTAAGAATGATCCTAACTATacatatggaggtcaagcaaagtatgaaatatAGGATGGAGACAATGTGTTGACACGTCAAGCGAAGAGGATACCGATATAAGTGACAATGTGGCCTGAAGGAGTGAGGGTGGAAGAGACATGTCGGcagtcaagatcgtaagacggaggacacgcgtcataatcggagcgcttgcttcaggaGGAAGTAAGTGGCGGCTAGTTATGCTTTGAAAAGCGTGCTAGGATTGGTAGTTTTGCCTCAAAATCATAAGAGGACTGAaagagtacgtggcaccatcataAAGTTTATGTCGAGAAAAAGCTAAATCGTGAAGGTGACAATACCATCCGctaaatgaagaaaaaataaaccaaaatactcTCAAtagtaggtagaagtgtactatgAAAGGAggatatttttgaaaaaaaactagtaaacttaattatcaagttttctatgcctataaatagagggttaGTACTATGAGAGTGGATGAGCCAGTTATTTTAAGCCCCCTTCTACCATCCATATAAGAGCcttgtgctagagttttagagaagaggaaTACAAGTACTTAAGTATATGTATTATGTGAGAGCTTTCcgaggaattttttttaatcagtttaaaatagggctaatCTATACTACAATGaaatttaattttcttgttattgTGCTCAGCttattctagtttttctctattggctctattgcaagtttgcaagtttttggtttccgaatttgatttttattttgttttttactaAAATTTCAGCAACGTGTGAGGTCATTCTCtatgttgctagaggcataaaattcatatatacaTGCTTATATGAtgaggtcttgaattcccttacctcTAAGCAATTATTTTGTAGAATTTCGtcgctcggtgttcatcttttcttatttatttgtaAATTGTGATCTTTtaagtgctaagacatatggattaattttaaatgaaaCATATTATTCATATGTCATATGTCCAGTCGTGTTACCTCTATTTTCtctagttaaattttttttctatttttatttaacttaAGTTTTAAGGTATGTTAGttaatctaaataaaaaaaactcacctatttaaaaaaatta
This genomic window from Phragmites australis chromosome 7, lpPhrAust1.1, whole genome shotgun sequence contains:
- the LOC133924870 gene encoding protein RGF1 INDUCIBLE TRANSCRIPTION FACTOR 1-like — its product is MVIDDESPLRVNTRGGAMGGGECDGAENQRWPPWLKPLLATSFFGQCKLHADAHKSECNMYCLDCVNGALCSQCLSYHRDHHAIQIRRSSYHDVIRVSEIQKVLDITGVQTYIINSARVVFLNERPQPRPGKGVTNTCEVCERSLLDTFRFCSLGCKIVGTSGDYRIRKKHASIKKKKRPHKGAVAASDSEDSSTSVSGGSDKSSVVQSFTPSTPPATANSYRTGKRRKGVPHRSPFGSLMVEF